The sequence AAATAATATCTTTGGCTTTACAGATAATGCTAAATTTGGGTATACAGCTGGAGCAATTTTAATTGCTATAATCTATATTACTTTTATTGCTATAACAATTTTTAATGTTAAAGAAAATAGTTCAGCTTCATCTAATGAGAAAATTAATTTAAAACATATGTGGACTATATTAACTCAAAATGAACATCTAAAATCATACATAGGTCTTATGTTAGCTTACCAATTATTTAATGGTGGATATGGAAGTTTCATGATTTATTACTTAAAATACGTTGCTGGAAATCAAAATCTATTTTCTATATATAGTGCTTGTCAATTAGCCGAGATGATTGGACTTTTAATATTCCCATTTGTTGCTAAGAAATTTGGTCGTGATACAACTTATAAGATAGCTTGCTTAGTTCCTGTATTAGGATTATCAATTTTAGGTTTTTCAGCTTTATTTATGCCAGCAAGTGCTGTTTTATTAGCTGTTGCTATGGTTATGATGAAAATAGGAGCTGGATTAATCATTGGAACTATAACTGTTTTAGTTGCTGATGTAATTGACTACAATCAATTAAAATTTGGAATGAGAAATGAAAGTATTATTTGTTCTGCTCAAACTTTCCTAGTAAAAACATCTGGAGCAGTATGTGGACTTATGACAGGATTGGCACTTACTTTCTTAAAATACGACCCTACACTACCTCAACAATCAACTTTAACAATAACAGGGTTACGTTTACTAGTATTTATTCCATCTATGATTTTTATTTTAATAAGTTTATTCATCTATATTAAAGGTTATAAATTAAAGGGAAAAGTATTATATGAAGTAAGAGAGAAAGTAGCTCAACTAAATTGTAAATCTACTCATGAAACTAAAACAGAAGATAAAAATATTATACTTGAATCTGTAAATAACTAAATTTTATTTAAATAAAGGAGAATACAATGAATATTATTTTTAATGAGCAAACTAAAGAGTTCCATATTTTTAATAATAATATTAGTTATGTTATTAAAGTTTTAAGAAATGGACAACTAGGACAACTATATTTTGGAAAAAAAATAAGACATAGAGATGATTTTGGACATCTTATTGAAAGTAAAAATCGTCCTATGACTCAATATATGTATGAAAAAGATTACTCTTTTTCATTAGAGCATCTAAAACAAGAGTATCCTTGCTATGGAACTACTGATTATAGATACCCAGCTTTTGAAATCAAACAAGAAAATGGAAGTACAATAACAGAGTTTGAATATGTATCTCACAATATATTTAAAGGAAAAAAATCTTTAAAAGGATTACCAGCAACTTATGTAGAATCTGATGAAGAAGCTATGACATTAGAGGTACTTTTAAAAGATAAATTAACTGAAGTTGAGCTTACTCTATCTTATACAATTTTTAAAGATTATGATGCTATCACTAGAAATGCTAGATTTGAAAACAAAGGAGAAAAAGCAGTAGACTTGACTAGAGCTCTTAGCTTAAACTTAGATTTACCAGATTATGACTATGAATGTATACACCTTTCAGGTGCTTGGTCAAGAGAGCGTTATATAAAAACTCGTAAATTAGAAATGGGAATACAAGCTATAAGCAGTACTAAAGGAATATCAAGTAATAATCAAAATCCTTTTATAGCTTTAAAACGTCCTGAAACAACTGAAACTTTAGGAGAAGCTATTGGTTTTTCTCTAGTATATAGTGGAAATTTTTTAGCACAAATTGAAGTAGATACTTATGATGTTTCTCGTGTTTCTATGGGAATAAATCCTTTTGGCTTTACTTGGCATTTAGACTCTAAAGAGGAGTTTCAAACTCCAGAAGCTGTAATTGTTTACTCGGATTCTGGTTTAAATACAATGAGCCAAACTTTCCACAATCTTTTTGGAAAAAGACTTGCAAGAGGAGAGTGGAGAGATAAAGTTAGACCTATACTAGTTAATAACTGGGAAGGAACATACTTTGACTTTGATGATGAAAAAATCTTAAATATTGCTAGAGCAGCAAAAGAAGATGGAATAGAGTTATTTGTACTAGACGATGGTTGGTTTGGAACTAGAAATGATGACCACCAAGGATTAGGAGATTGGTTCTCTAATAGAGAAAAACTTCAAGATGGGGTAGAGGGATTATCTCATAAAATAGAAGAGCTTGGAATGAAATTTGGATTATGGTTTGAACCTGAAATGGTAAATAAAAATAGTGATCTTTTCCGTAAATATCCAGATTGGATTTTACATGTTCCTGGACGTAATCAATCGCATGGAAGAAATCAATTTGTTTTAGACTATTCTAGAAAAGAAGTTGTAGATTATATCTATAATATGATGGCAGAAGTTATTAGAAACTCTAAAATATCATATATTAAATGGGATATGAATCGTTGTTTAACTGAGTGTTACTCTGTAGCTCTTCCACCTGAAAGACAAGGAGAAGTTTTCCACAGATATGTTTTAGGAGTATATGATTTATATGATAGACTAACTAAAGAGTTCCCTCATATCTTATTTGAATCATGTTCAAGTGGTGGGGCAAGATTTGATGCTGCTATGCTTTATTATGCTCCTCAATGTTGGACAAGTGATGACACTGATGCTATTGAAAGATTAAAAATTCAATATGGTACATCAATGGTTTACCCTGTTTCTTCTATGGGAGCACATGTTTCTGTTACTCCTAACCACCAAGTACAACGTATGACTCCTATTGAAACTCGTGCTAATGTAGCTTTCTTTGGAGCTTTTGGATATGAGCTAGATATGAGTAAACTAAGTGAAGAGGAACATAGAAAAGTTCGTGAACAAGTAGAGTTTTTCAAAGAATATAGAGAAATCTTCCAATTTGGTACTTTCTATCGTCTACTTAGTCCATTTATAAGTAATATTGTTTCTTGGATGGTTGTTTCTAAAGATCAAAAAACTGCTTTAGTAGGATATTATAAAGTACTTAATGATGTAAACTGTGCATATAGAAGAGTAAAACTACAAGGATTAAATCCAGAGTTTAACTATACAATAGCTAATTTTAATAATCCAAAAGAAGTAGCTACTCAAAATTGTTATGGAGATGAACTAATGAATCTAGGACTTTTAACTACTGACCCATCTTCTGGACAAGTGCTTGATGGAACTAGAAAATCTAATGATTTTGATTCGACAATCTTTATATTAAAAAGTAACTAATAATATTTGGGAGGATATCAATGAAAAAATTATTATTATGTGGAATTTTGGGAATCTTAAGCCAACAGTTAATAGCTGAACCTATATTAAAAGTTATTAACATTAATCAAGAACTAGAAATGGAGAATGAAAATGGAAAACAAGATTTTGATGATGTATGGTTATGGAATAAGGTTAATCTAACTTATGGAGATTGGATATTTGGACTTACTGCTGGAAAAGATTGGGCAATAGATTTAGGAGATGATGGAGCCCATAGTAAGACGGGTAGAGTACAATTAAATGCTTCTAAAAAAATAAATAAAGATTTAATTTTAGGAGTGGCTTGGAGAATGGAAGATACCCTTGATAAATACTATGGAAACTGGACTTATGATGATGGAGTATTTTGGTCTTATGGAGAATACTGGTATGAAGCTCAAAACTCCACAAATACTTCTAATCCAGATTCTATAAATATAGAAACTATCCCTTTAGGATTTAAATATGGTGCTTTTAAAATAGCTTATTATTTAGGGTATTATAACATGTTAGGAACAATTCCTACTAATGGAAAAGAGAGTGAACTTGAACATCAAATAAGATTATTTGCTGATCTTTACAAGGATGAAAAATGGTCTATCTCAACTGAAGCTAGATTTACTTTCCATCACTCTTTCAATTATAATGAAGATTCTACTCCATATAGAAAATATAAAGATTTTGGTAGAACTAGACTATATCTATATACTTCTTATAAAGCTAGCGAAAATTTAACGCTTTATGGAAGATATGGATATGAATGGAGAAATTGGTCATATGAAAATGGAGATAAAAGAGAAAATTATGGAGATTTCTCAACTTCAAAAGGACATGCAGCAGAAAACTATCAAAACTTTGCTATTGGTTGGATATATACTTTCTAGATTATAACTAAACACTCAATTCTCTTAATTTATAAAGAGGTTTGTAGATTAATATTAATTTACAAACCTTTTTTATCATAAAATAATAAAAAAAGGAGTTTTATACTATGAATAAAAGACCACTATTTCATTTTACACCTATAAAAAATTGGATGAATGACCCTAATGGGCTTTGTTATTACAAGGGAAAATATCATCTATTCTATCAACATAATCCTGAAAATCTATATTGGGGAAATATGACTTGGGGACATGCTACAAGTGATGACCTATTTAATTGGGAGCATCTCCCTTATGCTATATCTCCAGATATTCCTGAAGATATAGATGGTTGTTTTTCTGGAAGTGGATTTGTAAAAGATGATGAATTATATCTTGCTTATACTGGGGTAATAATGACTACAAAAAAAATAAATGAGTATGGAAATACTGTAACAGTAGGGGAGAATGATTTAATATCTACACAACTTTTTGCTAAATCAAAAGATGGATTTACTTTTGAAAAATTATCTGAACCTAAGATAGTTGCTCCAGAGAGATATTGTACAGCTCATTTTAGAGACCCTAAAATATGGGGAAAAAATGGAAAATACTATATGGTATTAGGGGGAAAAAAGGACAATAAAGGGAGAGTTCTATTCTATCAAAGTGAAGATTTTAAAAACTGGAAATTTGTTAATGAGATTTATGAAGAAAATATGGGATTTATGTGGGAATGTCCAGATTTTTTTGAATTAGATGGAAAATCTATATTAGTATTTAGTCCACAAGGAATAGGAAAAGAGGGACAGGAACATCTTGCAGGTTACTATATGGGAGATTTTGACTATGAAACAGGAAAACTTACCCATAAAGAGTTTCAAGTATTAGATAATGGTTTTGAATTATATGCTCCTCAAACTTTTAAAGATAAGAAAGGAAGAAGAATAATGATAGCTTGGCTTGTAAATCATCATCCTTTCCCAGAGGAAAATTGGACAGGAATGATGACTCTTCCACGTGAATTAAAAATAATAGATGATAAATTATATATGTATCCTGTGGAAGAATTTAATAAGTATAGAAGAAATTTAGAAATATATAAAAAGGTGGATACTGAATTTCAAATTGAAATGGCAGATAAAGTTTATGATATAGAGTTTAAATTGAATTGTGATAAAGATTTTGAAATTGTAATTGGAGATAAAGAGAAAAAAGGATTAAAGCTAACTTATAGTTCTCAAGATAAGAGGATAATCTTTGATAGAAACGGAGCAGTTAATAATTTTGAATCTCTTGAAATATTTGGAACAAAGAGGGTAGTCAATTATACTTTAAGTGATGATACAGATTTTAGAATAATCAGAGATAAAAATGTTGTAGAGATATACATCAACAATGGAGAAAAAGTTTTTACAAGCTTAGTTAATTTTACTGAGGAACAAAACTTTCTTACAATAGTTGGAGAATCTAATGTAATTAAAGTTTATTCTTTAAAAAATTAAAGTTTTATTTTAAAAGAAAAAATGTTAAAATATAGGGAGCAAATCATATATATAGAAGGAAGAAAAATGAAAAGAAAAAAAATAGCTCTTTTAACATTTGAAAATTTTACCCAAGAAATACAAAATATACTTATAGATAGTGAAGTGGAGTATTTAGTTTTTCTCTATTTTACTAGTAATATGAAAAATAATATCTCTCTTTTAGATAAGGCTAAAAAATATTTTTTTAATGGGTTACAAGATGAGTATATGAAAAATGTCCTTGTAATTTCTAGTAAGGAATATATAGCTAATGATATACAAGTTAAGGGAATAATAACACCTAAAGATATAGAAAAGTTTGATTATTTCAAATTTATCAATCTCTATGAACATAGTAATATTAACAGTATAGATGAGTTTTTAAAAGAGAATACTCAAAAATTTAATTATAAATTAGATTTATATGATAAGAAAGCTTCGTGGATATATTTTCAAAATAAAACTGGTGTTTTAATTGTAAATGAAAAAACTAAAGATATCATTTTAGAAAATTATCATAAGATAAAATTTATTATCCCAGAGATTATTTTGACAACTTTAGGTGGAAGTTCTGATGATAAAATTATAAAACTTTTAAAATTAATTGGAGCTGATGCCCATATAACTCTAGGGTTTATCAATAAAATGATTGTCCCATATACAAAAAGAACAGATGCTTATATCTATATAGAGGATGAAAATTTTGAACAAATTGGAAGAGAGTTTATAGATAAATTTTTAAATTTAGAAACTTATCCAGATGGGATTATCCAATTAAGAAATTTTTTAGGAATCCCAGAAAAGAATTTTGAGGCTGATATGACTTATGATGAGGAGAGAGAGGTAAATAAGAAAGAGATAAAATATTATTCTTTAAAGTGTGAAAAAGGAATTTCACTAAAAGCTAATTATACTATTAAAGAAAATACTTTAATTCTTAATACAGGTCTTCAAAAAAGATATATTTTAAATAAAATAATTTAAACTAAAAAACTCAAGAGCAACTAATAGCTTCTTGAGTTTTCTTAAATTAATTTATTGACTTAGCAGTTATTTTATATTAT is a genomic window of Fusobacterium mortiferum ATCC 9817 containing:
- a CDS encoding glycoside hydrolase family 32 protein, producing the protein MNKRPLFHFTPIKNWMNDPNGLCYYKGKYHLFYQHNPENLYWGNMTWGHATSDDLFNWEHLPYAISPDIPEDIDGCFSGSGFVKDDELYLAYTGVIMTTKKINEYGNTVTVGENDLISTQLFAKSKDGFTFEKLSEPKIVAPERYCTAHFRDPKIWGKNGKYYMVLGGKKDNKGRVLFYQSEDFKNWKFVNEIYEENMGFMWECPDFFELDGKSILVFSPQGIGKEGQEHLAGYYMGDFDYETGKLTHKEFQVLDNGFELYAPQTFKDKKGRRIMIAWLVNHHPFPEENWTGMMTLPRELKIIDDKLYMYPVEEFNKYRRNLEIYKKVDTEFQIEMADKVYDIEFKLNCDKDFEIVIGDKEKKGLKLTYSSQDKRIIFDRNGAVNNFESLEIFGTKRVVNYTLSDDTDFRIIRDKNVVEIYINNGEKVFTSLVNFTEEQNFLTIVGESNVIKVYSLKN
- a CDS encoding alpha-galactosidase; the encoded protein is MNIIFNEQTKEFHIFNNNISYVIKVLRNGQLGQLYFGKKIRHRDDFGHLIESKNRPMTQYMYEKDYSFSLEHLKQEYPCYGTTDYRYPAFEIKQENGSTITEFEYVSHNIFKGKKSLKGLPATYVESDEEAMTLEVLLKDKLTEVELTLSYTIFKDYDAITRNARFENKGEKAVDLTRALSLNLDLPDYDYECIHLSGAWSRERYIKTRKLEMGIQAISSTKGISSNNQNPFIALKRPETTETLGEAIGFSLVYSGNFLAQIEVDTYDVSRVSMGINPFGFTWHLDSKEEFQTPEAVIVYSDSGLNTMSQTFHNLFGKRLARGEWRDKVRPILVNNWEGTYFDFDDEKILNIARAAKEDGIELFVLDDGWFGTRNDDHQGLGDWFSNREKLQDGVEGLSHKIEELGMKFGLWFEPEMVNKNSDLFRKYPDWILHVPGRNQSHGRNQFVLDYSRKEVVDYIYNMMAEVIRNSKISYIKWDMNRCLTECYSVALPPERQGEVFHRYVLGVYDLYDRLTKEFPHILFESCSSGGARFDAAMLYYAPQCWTSDDTDAIERLKIQYGTSMVYPVSSMGAHVSVTPNHQVQRMTPIETRANVAFFGAFGYELDMSKLSEEEHRKVREQVEFFKEYREIFQFGTFYRLLSPFISNIVSWMVVSKDQKTALVGYYKVLNDVNCAYRRVKLQGLNPEFNYTIANFNNPKEVATQNCYGDELMNLGLLTTDPSSGQVLDGTRKSNDFDSTIFILKSN
- the melB gene encoding melibiose:sodium transporter MelB; amino-acid sequence: MALSFREKYSFGIGAFGKDIILAYVGVFLMIYFTDVLYLSPAFVGSLFFVARIWDAINDPVMGMIVDNTHNKFGKFRTWISIGTILNAVTFVGMFYTFGLEGKMLYVYISIVYILYGMTYTMLDIPYWAWLPNLTDDPHEREQIGVIPRIFASSSYLIMGIISFHLIYFLNNIFGFTDNAKFGYTAGAILIAIIYITFIAITIFNVKENSSASSNEKINLKHMWTILTQNEHLKSYIGLMLAYQLFNGGYGSFMIYYLKYVAGNQNLFSIYSACQLAEMIGLLIFPFVAKKFGRDTTYKIACLVPVLGLSILGFSALFMPASAVLLAVAMVMMKIGAGLIIGTITVLVADVIDYNQLKFGMRNESIICSAQTFLVKTSGAVCGLMTGLALTFLKYDPTLPQQSTLTITGLRLLVFIPSMIFILISLFIYIKGYKLKGKVLYEVREKVAQLNCKSTHETKTEDKNIILESVNN